One genomic region from Prunus persica cultivar Lovell chromosome G3, Prunus_persica_NCBIv2, whole genome shotgun sequence encodes:
- the LOC18782798 gene encoding probable LRR receptor-like serine/threonine-protein kinase At1g05700, with protein MSWTFKHILFLLAGFALNLMLLVHSQDGQSGFISIDCGLQTDSGYSEKRTGINYISDATFIDTGESKFTLPSQRDDYQQPYWSVRSFPEGARNCYKINVTRGNKYLIRASFVYGNYDGQDKIPEFELHLGPNLWDTVRFENASDADTDKELIYVPLRNYIHVCLVNTGSGVPFISALELRPLPNASYETKTGSLAFVSRYDTGQSPNTLTRYPVDILDRFWGAYNDLNDWTQLNTSSTIDSESDQLYQLPSVVMSTASTPKNPSDSLSIILSLPDKDAEYYSYLHFAEVESLQLNQSRFTGGDDVTFSITRAENSTLPPILNAIEIYMVKQFVEAETNQEDVDAIASIKSTYNIKRNWQGDPCAPQDYVWQGVKCNYQEFELPRIISLDLSNNNLTGPIPEFLSKFQHLTVLNLEKNKFTGSVPVGLIERKNNGLLSLSLCENPNLSGHDSCKLKKQQNLVIPVVVPIAGILFLVVAAIWWWWSLKSKRQHGKTSNILEITDEDLREMS; from the exons ATGTCGTGGACATTCAAGCACATCCTCTTTCTGCTTGCTGGTTTCGCTCTTAATCTGATGCTGCTTGTTCATTCCCAAGATGGTCAATCAG GGTTCATTAGCATAGATTGCGGCCTCCAGACAGATTCAGGTTATTCTGAAAAGAGAACTGGCATTAACTACATTTCTGACGCAACCTTCATAGACACCGGTGAAAGTAAATTCACATTGCCTAGTCAAAGAGATGACTATCAACAGCCATACTGGTCTGTTAGGAGCTTCCCCGAAGGAGCCAGGAATTGCTACAAGATAAATGTTACACGCGGCAACAAATATTTGATCCGAGCAAGTTTCGTATATGGGAATTATGATGGCCAAGATAAGATACCAGAATTTGAACTGCACCTTGGACCTAATTTGTGGGATACGGTTAGGTTTGAAAATGCCTCCGATGCAGACACAGACAAAGAGCTCATATATGTCCCACTCCGAAACTATATACATGTTTGTTTGGTGAACACAGGCTCTGGGGTTCCATTTATATCTGCTCTAGAACTCAGGCCTTTACCTAATGCATCTTATGAAACGAAAACGGGGTCATTGGCATTTGTCTCCCGATATGACACGGGCCAAAGTCCTAATACGCTAACTAG GTATCCAGTCGATATTCTTGACCGATTCTGGGGTGCCTATAATGACCTCAATGATTGGACACAATTAAACACCTCATCCACCATCGACTCCGAATCTGACCAACTGTACCAACTTCCATCTGTTGTTATGAGTACTGCTTCAACGCCAAAAAATCCAAGTGATTCCTTGAGTATTATTCTCTCGTTGCCAGACAAAGATGCTGAATATTACAGTTACCTACACTTCGCAGAAGTTGAAAGCCTCCAACTTAACCAATCTAGATT CACTGGTGGAGACGATGTTACTTTTTCAATTACCAGGGCTGAGAACTCTACCCTTCCACCTATCCTCAATGCTATCGAGATTTATATGGTTAAACAGTTCGTAGAAGCAGAAACAAACCAAGAAGATG TTGACGCAATCGCatcgatcaagtcaacttataatattaaaagaaattgGCAAGGAGATCCATGTGCCCCTCAAGATTACGTTTGGCAAGGAGTAAAGTGTAACTATCAAGAATTTGAGTTACCAAGAATCATATCCTT GGATCTATCAAACAACAACTTAACAGGACCAATTCCagaatttttgtcaaaattccaGCATTTGACTGTCCT AAACTTGGAGAAAAACAAGTTCACAGGCTCGGTTCCAGTAGGACtgattgaaagaaagaataatggTTTACTATCACTAAG TTTGTGCGAAAATCCAAATCTTTCCGGACATGATTCTTGCAAATTAAAGAAGCAGCAAAATTTGGTTATTCCCGTAGTAGTGCCAATTGCTGGCATCCTCTTCTTAGTTGTAGCAGCTatctggtggtggtggagccTCAAAAGTAAAAGGCAACATGGTAAGACTTCCAATATTTTGGAGATAACTGATGAAGACTTGAGG GAGATGTCATAG
- the LOC109947820 gene encoding probable LRR receptor-like serine/threonine-protein kinase At1g51880 yields the protein MTNNFERVLGKGGFGTVYHGYMEHTQVAIKMLSPSSVSLLMRVHHKNLTSLVGYCNDETNVGLVYEYMANGNLLDHLSGLAAIELKYISSILTWEDRLRIATDAAQGLEYLHCGCKPPIMHRDVKSTNILLNENFQAKISDFGLSRKLLTHDGTHASSLLAGTPGYLDPEFYLSNRLNEKSDVYSFGVVLLEIITCRPVITRTHERIHISQWVGFMLANGDINSIVDPRLEGNFNTNSVWKAVEIAMACVSTNAIKRPSMSQVVVDLKECLATEYARTKHSRVGQFENPNGLMPDNSIARLTPSVR from the exons ATGACCAACAACTTCGAGAGGGTCCTTGGCAAAGGTGGATTTGGAACAGTTTATCATGGCTACATGGAACATACTCAAGTAGCTATAAAGATGCTTTCACCATCATCT GTTTCTCTTCTTATGAGAGTTCATCATAAAAACTTGACAAGCCTTGTCGGATATTGCAATGATGAAACCAACGTAGGGCTTGTCTACGAGTATATGGCCAATGGAAACTTATTAGATCATCTTTCAGGTTTGGCTGCAATTGAACTTAAGTA CATATCAAGTATCTTGACTTGGGAAGATAGACTTCGAATAGCAACAGATGCTGCACAAG GGTTGGAGTATCTGCACTGTGGTTGTAAGCCACCGATAATGCACAGGGATGTAAAATCAACAAACATCTTGCTGAATGAAAATTTCCAAGCTAAAATATCTGATTTTGGCCTATCCAGAAAACTCCTTACTCATGATGGAACTCATGCATCCAGCCTTCTTGCTGGCACTCCTGGCTACCTTGATCCTGA GTTCTACCTATCAAACAGGTTAAATGAGAAAAGTGACGTTTATAGCTTTGGGGTTGTGTTGTTGGAGATTATCACATGTAGACCGGTTATAACGAGGACACATGAGAGAATTCACATTAGTCAATGGGTTGGTTTCATGCTAGCAAATGGTGACATTAACAGCATTGTCGATCCGAGGTTGGAGGGAAATTTCAATACCAACTCCGTCTGGAAAGCTGTGGAAATAGCAATGGCATGTGTATCCACAAATGCAATCAAAAGGCCTAGCATGAGTCAGGTGGTGGTGGATTTGAAGGAGTGTTTGGCAACAGAGTATGCTCGAACAAAACATAGCCGTGTAGGTCAATTTGAAAATCCCAATGGGTTAATGCCTGACAATTCGATCGCTAGGCTAACCCCCTCTGTCAGGTAG
- the LOC18782938 gene encoding probable LRR receptor-like serine/threonine-protein kinase At1g51880 produces the protein MGLIFRQFLIALLGGFHLLALPVHAQTQKGFISIDCGLPETSAYSEQETGINFVSDATFIDTGETKFIQSNDLLTLNYQPYRYLRTFPQGIRNCYNINVTFGTEYLIRAGFYYGNYDAKNKLPEFQLHLGPNLWDTVNFTFSWADTTKEMIYVPVKNYIQLCLVNTSKGVPFISTIELRPLPAKSYVTQTGSFLGLFSRYNTGPVNFTADDIRYPNDIHDRIWKADYLGGWAELSTSPNLFTDSNQNSLETPPLVMSTAATPKNASEPLDFYWFSNDNSTEYYIYMHFAEVLQLQPNQSRKFNITRNGKVFYGPMAPAYLNTTTIYGRVRPTGFLGQFFSFSILKTEKSTLPPILNAYEVYSVNQLLEQETSQADFDAITNIKLAYQIKKINWQGDPCSPQVYSWDGLKCIYPTNASARIISLNLSSSGLTGEIDPSLSNLAMIQTLDLSNNKLTGPVPDFLSQLQNLTVLNLEQNQLTGPVPAGLVERWNDGLLSLSLCENPNISGNVYCNDNKKKKKKKKHGFLIPVVVSVVGVSVLLLSAIAIWWWGFRKKSKQRDNVSEAQPTIQLESTKRQLTCSEILQITNNFERVLGRGGFGTVYHGYVGDTQVAVKMLSPSSVQGFQQFHSEVNLLTRVHHRNLTSLVGYCEDETKIGLVYEYMANGNLQECLSGSDRNILSWEDRLRIAVDAAQGLEYLHYGCKPPIIHRDVKSTNILLSENFQAKLSDFGLSRIFPTDTGTHISTVVAGTPGYLDPDYYASNRLNEKSDVYSFGIVLLEIITSRPVFSKTHEKIYISEWVGFMLANGDIYSILDPRLGGNFNTNSVWKAVEIAMACVCKDSIERPIMSQVVVELKECLAMELARTKQSHQTESINSIGIMPNNSIAMLHPSVR, from the exons ATGGGGCTGATATTCAGGCAATTCCTCATTGCATTGCTTGGTGGTTTTCATCTTCTAGCGCTCCCAGTTCATGCCCAGACTCAAAAAG GCTTCATCAGCATAGACTGCGGCCTACCGGAAACCTCTGCATACAGTGAGCAAGAAACAGGCATTAACTTTGTTTCAGATGCTACTTTCATAGACACTGGTGAAACTAAGTTCATACAATCTAATGATTTGCTAACCCTAAACTATCAGCCCTATCGGTATCTGAGGACGTTCCCTCAAGGAATTAGGAACTGCTACAACATAAACGTCACATTTGGGACTGAATACTTGATTCGAGCAGGCTTCTATTATGGGAATTATGATGCCAAAAATAAGTTGCCAGAATTCCAACTTCATCTTGGACCTAATTTGTGGGACACAGTGAATTTCACGTTTTCGTGGGCTGACACAACCAAGGAGATGATATATGTCCCAGTGAAAAATTATATACAGCTTTGTCTGGTCAACACAAGCAAAGGGGTTCCATTTATATCCACAATAGAACTCAGACCTTTACCTGCCAAATCTTATGTTACACAAACGGGTTCCTTTTTGGGACTTTTCTCGCGGTATAACACCGGCCCGGTTAATTTTACAGCAGATGATATCAG GTATCCAAATGATATTCATGATCGCATCTGGAAGGCTGATTACCTTGGTGGTTGGGCAGAACTAAGTACCTCACCCAATCTGTTTACAGACTCCAATCAAAATTCTCTCGAAACACCACCTCTTGTCATGAGCACTGCTGCCACGCCCAAAAATGCAAGCGAGCCCTTGGATTTCTACTGGTTTTCTAACGATAACAGTACGgaatattatatttacatGCACTTTGCAGAAGTTTTGCAGCTCCAACCCAACCAGTCCAGAAAGTTCAACATCACTCGCAATGGGAAGGTCTTTTATGGGCCAATGGCTCCTGCGTATTTAAACACGACCACTATTTACGGAAGAGTTCGGCCAACCGGGTTTTTAggacaatttttttctttttcaatcttGAAGACTGAAAAATCTACCCTTCCACCCATTCTGAATGCGTACGAGGTTTATTCAGTGAACCAATTGTTAGAACAGGAAACAAGCCAAGCAGATT TTGATGCAATCACAAACATCAAGTTGGCttatcaaattaaaaagatcAACTGGCAAGGAGATCCATGCTCCCCTCAAGTTTACTCGTGGGACGGCCTCAAGTGTATCTATCCTACAAATGCGTCTGCAAGAATCATATCCTT GAACTTGTCCTCAAGTGGATTAACAGGGGAGATAGATCCTTCTCTATCCAATCTCGCAATGATACAGACTTT GGATTTATCTAACAACAAGTTAACAGGACCAGTTCCAGATTTCTTGTCTCAATTGCAGAATTTAACCGTCTT AAACTTAGAACAAAACCAACTCACAGGGCCAGTTCCGGCAGGACTCGTTGAAAGATGGAATGATGGTTTGCTATCGTTAAG TTTGTGCGAAAATCCAAATATCTCCGGAAATGTTTATTGCAACgacaacaagaaaaagaagaagaagaagaagcatggTTTCCTTATTCCGGTAGTTGTTTCAGTCGTTGGAGTTTCAGTCCTGTTACTAAGTGCAATAGCTATCTGGTGGTGGGGTTTtagaaagaaatcaaaacaac GAGATAATGTCTCAGAAGCACAACCGACCATTCAACTAGAGTCCACAAAGCGACAACTTACATGCTCTGAGATACTACAGATCACAAACAACTTTGAAAGGGTTCTTGGAAGAGGTGGATTTGGAACAGTTTATCATGGCTACGTAGGCGATACTCAAGTAGCTGTTAAGATGCTTTCGCCATCATCGGTCCAAGGgtttcaacaatttcattCAGAG GTTAATCTTCTGACGAGAGTTCATCATAGAAACTTGACTAGCCTTGTTGGGTATTGCGAagatgaaacaaaaattgggCTGGTCTACGAGTACATGGCCAATGGAAACTTACAAGAGTGCCTTTCAGGTT CAGATAGAAATATCTTGAGTTGGGAAGATAGACTTAGAATAGCAGTAGACGCCGCACAAG gaCTGGAGTATCTGCACTATGGTTGTAAGCCACCTATAATCCACAGGGATGTAAAATCAACAAACATCTTGCTGAGTGAAAACTTCCAAGCCAAACTATCCGATTTTGGCCTATCCAGAATCTTCCCTACCGATACTGGGACTCATATATCAACAGTTGTTGCTGGAACTCCTGGGTACCTTGACCCTGA TTACTACGCGTCAAACAGGTTAAATGAGAAAAGTGATGTCTATAGCTTTGGGATTGTACTGTTGGAGATTATCACAAGTCGTCCTGTTTTTTCGAAAACACATGAGAAGATATACATCAGTGAATGGGTTGGCTTCATGCTTGCAAATGGAGACATTTATAGCATTCTTGATCCCAGGCTAGGAGGAAATTTCAATACTAACTCTGTCTGGAAAGCTGTTGAAATAGCAATGGCATGTGTATGTAAAGATTCCATCGAAAGGCCGATCATGAGCCAGGTAGTGGTGGAACTGAAGGAGTGTTTGGCAATGGAACTGGCAAGAACAAAGCAGAGCCATCAAACCGAATCTATAAATTCCATTGGGATAATGCCTAACAATTCCATTGCTATGCTACATCCCTCTGTTAGGTAG